One genomic segment of Fusobacterium mortiferum ATCC 9817 includes these proteins:
- a CDS encoding OmpP1/FadL family transporter: protein MKKRLGLLALTAVLTSVAYGASIDHIQTYTPEYLGNQAQNGMINNVSVYYNPAGIVNLEKGTYVHIGAQLAVGHEKMEYNDKDYKADLFQPIPNFALYKVEDDSALYWTFGGIAGGGDLKYDDGVAGTAVIPDIVNGMGGINIGGYLIKDLKDAGSSAEGKNLYAQTTLGKVWKIDNKLSLSAAGRLVYGIRELKGDLNLISDDKLSQGMIDKFFGGKIHADIDSERTAWGYGFQLGVNYQATEKLNLAMRYDSRVKLDFEAKGSKNDVPVLNLGFGSFYPEYMPGTKTRRDLPAILAAGMSYKVTDNWTVGLSGNYYFNKDAKMDEVVGIAEIGGHQIKGIEAEYDNGYEIALGTEYRINPKWAVLGGVNYAYTGAKYTSYDDVEFALDSIMVGTGLKYNPDETSEWVFTVAHYFYDSEEGHFSEKYKGMGISNPEYSKSITAFGVGYTKRF from the coding sequence ATGAAAAAAAGATTAGGATTATTAGCTCTGACTGCTGTATTAACATCAGTGGCTTATGGAGCTTCTATCGACCACATTCAAACATATACACCAGAATATTTAGGAAACCAAGCTCAAAATGGTATGATAAATAACGTTTCTGTTTATTATAACCCAGCTGGTATTGTAAACTTAGAAAAGGGAACTTATGTTCATATAGGAGCTCAATTAGCTGTTGGACATGAGAAGATGGAATATAATGACAAAGATTATAAGGCTGACTTATTTCAACCTATACCTAACTTTGCTTTGTATAAAGTAGAAGATGATTCTGCTCTTTATTGGACATTTGGTGGAATAGCAGGTGGAGGAGACCTTAAATATGATGATGGAGTAGCTGGTACAGCTGTAATTCCTGATATAGTAAATGGAATGGGTGGAATAAATATTGGAGGATATCTAATTAAAGATTTAAAGGATGCTGGTTCATCAGCAGAAGGAAAAAATCTTTATGCTCAAACTACTTTAGGTAAAGTTTGGAAAATTGATAATAAACTATCACTATCAGCAGCTGGTAGATTAGTTTATGGTATTAGAGAGTTAAAAGGTGATTTAAATTTAATAAGTGATGATAAATTATCTCAAGGAATGATAGATAAATTTTTTGGTGGGAAAATTCATGCTGATATAGATTCAGAAAGAACAGCTTGGGGTTATGGATTTCAATTAGGAGTTAATTATCAAGCTACTGAAAAATTAAATTTGGCAATGAGATATGATAGTAGAGTAAAGTTAGATTTTGAAGCAAAGGGAAGTAAAAATGATGTTCCAGTATTAAATTTAGGATTTGGAAGTTTTTATCCTGAATATATGCCTGGAACTAAAACAAGAAGAGATTTACCAGCTATATTAGCAGCAGGTATGTCATATAAAGTAACTGATAATTGGACAGTTGGATTATCAGGAAATTATTATTTTAATAAAGATGCTAAAATGGATGAAGTAGTAGGAATAGCAGAAATAGGTGGACATCAAATAAAAGGAATAGAAGCTGAGTATGATAATGGTTATGAGATAGCATTAGGAACAGAATATAGAATAAATCCTAAGTGGGCAGTACTAGGTGGAGTAAACTATGCTTATACAGGAGCTAAATATACTTCTTATGATGATGTAGAGTTTGCTCTTGATTCAATAATGGTAGGAACAGGATTAAAATATAATCCAGATGAAACAAGTGAATGGGTATTTACAGTAGCTCATTATTTTTATGATTCTGAAGAAGGACATTTCTCAGAGAAGTATAAGGGAATGGGAATCTCAAATCCAGAATATAGTAAAAGTATAACTGCCTTTGGAGTAGGATATACTAAGAGATTTTAA
- a CDS encoding TetR/AcrR family transcriptional regulator: MPKKPIFTKEQVYKTAFEVFKIEGIDGISARNLAKSLGASPAPIYSFYSSIDTLKNELLDEAKKLFLDYVKKERTDSIFLNIGMGICIFAREEKELFQAIFLRESLGKRNEVIREFRDLIKDEMSKDSRFDNLDEEFKTNLYIDCWMYAHGFATLIATNYYENITDEVIKERLMEAAATIVYKRLEDYQK; the protein is encoded by the coding sequence ATGCCAAAAAAACCAATATTTACAAAGGAGCAAGTATATAAGACTGCCTTTGAAGTATTTAAAATTGAGGGGATAGATGGAATTAGTGCTAGAAACCTTGCAAAATCATTGGGAGCATCTCCAGCACCAATATATAGTTTTTATAGTTCGATAGATACTTTAAAAAATGAATTACTTGATGAAGCTAAAAAACTTTTCCTTGATTATGTAAAAAAAGAGAGAACAGATTCTATATTTTTAAATATAGGAATGGGTATCTGTATATTTGCTAGAGAGGAAAAAGAGTTATTCCAAGCTATCTTTTTAAGAGAGAGTTTAGGAAAAAGAAACGAAGTAATAAGAGAGTTTAGAGATTTAATAAAAGATGAGATGTCAAAGGATAGTAGATTTGATAATCTTGATGAAGAATTTAAAACAAATCTTTATATAGATTGTTGGATGTACGCTCATGGCTTTGCTACTCTTATAGCTACAAATTATTATGAAAACATAACTGATGAGGTTATAAAAGAGAGATTGATGGAAGCAGCAGCTACCATAGTCTATAAGAGATTAGAAGATTACCAAAAATAA
- a CDS encoding fructose-1,6-bisphosphatase, with protein MGTRDENLELKYLKLLSTKFRNISETTTEIINLQAILNLPKGTEHFLTDIHGEYDAFHHVLKNGSGTIKEKINDIFKDELSNYDKKELASVIYYPTKKVDYIMKNGQNLDKWLKNTIYRMIEICSMTASKYTSSKVRKAMPQDFAYVLQELIYERKELPNRKEYVENIIDTIISIGRAKEFIKAIADLIQRLMIDKLHIIGDIYDRGSSPHLIMDSLMKHHNTDIQWGNHDMLWIGAGLGNRACIANVVRICARYSNTDILEEAYGINMLPLATFAMETYGDDECKNFIPKGERKSHLMAQIHKAISIIQFKIEGEMAKRNPDFDLMDRQLLDKIDFDRGVVEVEGKEYELNDRNFPTIDRENPYLLTKEEEDVMEKLERFFVNSERLQKHIEFFFTNGSVYLKYNSNLLYHGCIPLNEDGELREVTLLGEKLKGKKYLDKIEELVREAYYYRKKKDKKIFYNDFLWYLWCGKNSPLFGKDAMKTFERYFIDDKSIHVERKNPYYSYCNEESTCRKILEEFGLNPNISHIINGHVPVKTLKGESPVKANGRLYIIDGGFSKAYQKETGIAGYTLIYNSYGLKIVAHEPFESVEKAVKEGRDIISSTRLIEDTSINRIRVKDTDIGKELQTQVNDLKKLLNAYNKGLISQTI; from the coding sequence ATGGGTACTAGAGATGAGAATTTAGAGCTAAAATATTTAAAACTGTTATCTACAAAATTTAGAAATATCTCTGAAACTACAACAGAGATAATCAACTTACAAGCAATATTGAATTTACCAAAGGGAACAGAACATTTCTTAACAGACATACATGGTGAGTATGATGCTTTTCATCATGTGTTAAAAAATGGTTCTGGAACTATAAAAGAGAAGATAAATGATATATTTAAAGATGAGCTAAGTAATTATGATAAAAAAGAGTTAGCTAGTGTCATATATTATCCTACTAAAAAGGTAGATTATATAATGAAAAATGGGCAAAATTTAGATAAATGGCTAAAGAACACTATATATAGAATGATAGAGATATGTAGTATGACAGCTTCTAAATATACTAGTTCAAAGGTAAGAAAAGCTATGCCACAAGATTTTGCCTATGTATTGCAAGAGCTAATCTATGAAAGAAAAGAGTTACCTAATAGAAAAGAGTATGTAGAAAATATTATAGATACTATTATCTCTATTGGAAGAGCAAAGGAGTTTATAAAAGCAATAGCCGATTTGATACAAAGACTTATGATAGATAAATTACATATAATAGGAGATATCTATGATAGAGGAAGTAGTCCACATCTAATTATGGATTCACTTATGAAACATCATAATACTGATATTCAATGGGGTAACCATGATATGTTATGGATAGGGGCAGGGCTTGGAAATAGAGCTTGTATTGCCAATGTAGTAAGAATTTGTGCTAGATATTCCAATACAGATATATTAGAGGAAGCTTATGGAATAAATATGCTTCCACTAGCTACCTTTGCTATGGAAACTTATGGAGATGATGAGTGTAAAAACTTTATTCCTAAAGGAGAGAGAAAGAGTCATTTGATGGCTCAAATACATAAGGCTATCTCTATAATACAATTTAAAATAGAAGGGGAGATGGCAAAAAGAAATCCAGATTTTGATTTGATGGATAGACAGCTTTTAGATAAGATAGATTTTGATAGAGGAGTAGTAGAGGTAGAGGGAAAGGAGTATGAATTAAACGATAGAAACTTTCCTACAATAGATAGAGAAAACCCATATCTTCTTACAAAGGAAGAGGAAGATGTAATGGAAAAATTAGAGAGATTTTTTGTAAATAGTGAAAGATTACAAAAACATATAGAGTTTTTCTTTACTAATGGAAGTGTCTACCTAAAATATAACTCTAATCTACTTTATCATGGTTGTATTCCTCTTAATGAAGATGGGGAGCTAAGAGAGGTTACTCTTCTTGGAGAAAAATTAAAAGGGAAAAAATATTTAGATAAAATAGAGGAGCTTGTAAGAGAAGCTTATTATTATAGAAAGAAAAAGGATAAGAAAATATTTTATAATGATTTTTTATGGTATCTATGGTGTGGAAAAAATTCTCCACTTTTTGGTAAAGATGCTATGAAAACTTTTGAAAGATATTTTATAGATGATAAGAGTATACATGTAGAGAGAAAAAATCCATATTATAGTTATTGTAATGAAGAGAGTACTTGTAGAAAAATATTAGAAGAGTTTGGATTAAATCCTAATATATCACATATTATAAATGGACATGTACCTGTAAAAACTCTTAAAGGGGAGAGTCCTGTAAAAGCTAATGGAAGATTGTATATAATAGATGGAGGATTTTCTAAAGCTTACCAAAAAGAAACAGGTATAGCTGGATATACTCTTATATATAACTCTTATGGACTTAAAATAGTAGCTCATGAACCTTTTGAATCAGTAGAAAAAGCTGTAAAAGAGGGAAGGGATATTATCTCATCTACAAGATTAATAGAGGATACAAGTATAAATAGAATAAGAGTAAAAGATACAGATATAGGAAAAGAGCTACAAACTCAAGTAAATGATTTAAAGAAACTTTTAAATGCTTATAATAAAGGTTTAATTTCTCAAACTATCTAA
- the ppdK gene encoding pyruvate, phosphate dikinase, which produces MKRVYLFAEGNKSMINLLGGKGGNLAEMKKIGLPIPEGIIISTEACKEYYGNGELLSEELKNEVLEQINKLEEMTGKKFEGEKPLLVSVRSGAPVSMPGMMDTILNLGMNDKTAENMVKIFENENFVYDLYFRFIQMFSEIVMGVEKELFFELRKKLKGRVSNQELINRAKIMYWEETGKFFPESAKEQLFMAINSIFKSWENERAKVYRRINRIDDSMGTAVVVQEMVFGNLNEKSGTGVAFTRNPSTGEKHVFGEYLLKAQGEDIVAGIRTPEPIDRLKEELPSVYEEFLKIADILEKHNKDMQDIEFTIEDGKLFLLQTRNGKRSPYAAIKIAVDMVKEGLLTKEEAIMKVDPAVLPQLLHGNFEPAALKNATLLGKGLAGSAGVAIGRVVFASERVHTKEMTILVREETSPEDIKGISLAQGIVTVKGGATSHGAVVARGMGKCCVTGCGDIKIDDIRREMTINGYTVKEGEFISISGYTGEIYLGKVGLTKPQFDDNLKEFVSWCKEIKRLGIRMNADTVTDAQLGKGFGAEGIGLCRTEHMFFQKDKIWTIRGMILSHDTDEVARALEKMHQLQREDFYNIFKVVENDVVIVRLLDPPLHEFLPKEQKDKEKMAEILGVSLEEIERRVRNLKDENPMLGHRGCRLAVTRPELYNVQARAIIEAGIQCKREGLDVKPEIMIPLIIGAKELLFIKKNLIAEIEKVFEEQGMRIDYKLGTMMETPRACLLADEIGAEVDFFSFGTNDLTQTTMGLSRDDSVKFMPEYYENGILKVEPFATIDERGVGKLVKLAVELGRKNPHIEMGVCGEHGGDPKSIEFFEQVGLDYVSCSPFRVLVAIVAAAQSHIKYRR; this is translated from the coding sequence ATGAAAAGAGTTTATTTATTTGCAGAGGGAAATAAGAGTATGATAAATTTATTGGGAGGAAAAGGTGGTAACCTAGCTGAGATGAAGAAAATAGGATTACCTATTCCAGAGGGGATTATCATATCTACTGAAGCTTGTAAAGAATATTATGGGAATGGGGAGCTTTTAAGCGAAGAGTTAAAAAATGAGGTATTAGAACAAATAAATAAACTAGAGGAAATGACAGGAAAAAAATTTGAAGGCGAAAAACCATTGCTTGTTTCAGTAAGGTCTGGAGCACCTGTGTCTATGCCTGGAATGATGGATACTATATTAAATCTAGGTATGAATGATAAGACAGCAGAAAATATGGTAAAAATCTTTGAAAATGAAAACTTTGTATATGATTTATATTTTAGATTTATTCAAATGTTCTCTGAGATAGTTATGGGAGTAGAAAAAGAGTTATTCTTTGAATTGAGAAAAAAATTAAAAGGAAGAGTTTCTAACCAAGAGCTAATCAATAGAGCTAAGATAATGTATTGGGAAGAAACAGGTAAGTTTTTCCCAGAGAGTGCTAAAGAACAGTTGTTTATGGCTATAAACTCTATATTTAAATCTTGGGAAAATGAGAGAGCAAAAGTATATAGAAGAATAAATAGAATAGATGACAGTATGGGAACAGCAGTGGTAGTTCAAGAGATGGTATTTGGAAACTTAAATGAAAAATCAGGAACAGGGGTAGCCTTTACAAGAAATCCATCTACTGGAGAGAAACATGTATTTGGAGAGTATTTATTGAAAGCTCAAGGAGAGGATATAGTAGCTGGAATTAGAACTCCTGAACCAATTGATAGATTAAAAGAGGAATTACCATCTGTTTATGAAGAGTTCTTAAAGATAGCTGATATTTTAGAGAAGCACAATAAAGATATGCAAGATATAGAGTTTACTATTGAAGATGGAAAACTTTTCTTATTACAAACAAGAAATGGTAAGAGAAGTCCATATGCAGCTATAAAAATTGCTGTAGATATGGTAAAAGAGGGGCTTTTAACTAAAGAGGAAGCAATAATGAAAGTAGACCCTGCTGTATTACCACAATTATTACATGGAAACTTTGAACCAGCTGCTTTAAAAAATGCTACACTATTAGGTAAAGGATTAGCTGGTTCTGCTGGAGTAGCTATTGGTAGAGTGGTATTTGCTTCTGAAAGAGTGCACACTAAAGAGATGACTATACTTGTGAGAGAGGAAACATCTCCAGAAGATATTAAAGGAATAAGTTTAGCTCAAGGAATAGTAACAGTAAAAGGTGGAGCAACTTCTCACGGAGCTGTTGTGGCAAGAGGTATGGGAAAATGTTGTGTAACAGGTTGTGGAGATATCAAGATAGATGATATAAGAAGAGAGATGACAATCAATGGTTATACAGTAAAAGAGGGAGAGTTTATCTCAATCAGTGGATATACAGGAGAGATTTATCTTGGAAAAGTAGGACTTACAAAGCCACAATTTGATGATAACTTAAAAGAGTTTGTAAGTTGGTGTAAAGAGATAAAAAGATTAGGAATAAGAATGAATGCTGATACAGTAACAGATGCTCAATTAGGAAAAGGATTTGGAGCTGAGGGAATAGGACTTTGTAGAACTGAGCATATGTTTTTCCAAAAAGATAAAATTTGGACAATTAGAGGTATGATACTTAGCCATGATACTGATGAGGTAGCAAGAGCCTTAGAAAAGATGCACCAATTACAAAGAGAGGATTTCTATAATATATTTAAAGTAGTAGAAAATGATGTAGTTATAGTAAGACTTCTTGACCCACCTTTACATGAATTTTTACCAAAAGAGCAAAAAGATAAAGAGAAGATGGCTGAAATTCTAGGAGTATCACTTGAAGAGATAGAGAGAAGAGTAAGAAATCTAAAAGATGAAAACCCTATGCTAGGGCATAGAGGGTGTAGACTTGCTGTAACTCGTCCAGAACTATATAATGTACAAGCTAGAGCAATAATAGAAGCTGGAATACAATGTAAGAGAGAGGGACTAGATGTTAAACCTGAGATAATGATACCTTTAATAATAGGAGCAAAAGAGTTATTATTTATTAAGAAAAATCTAATTGCAGAGATAGAAAAGGTATTTGAAGAGCAAGGTATGAGAATAGATTATAAACTAGGAACTATGATGGAAACTCCAAGAGCTTGTTTACTTGCTGATGAGATAGGAGCAGAGGTGGATTTCTTCTCATTTGGAACTAATGACTTAACTCAAACTACTATGGGACTTTCAAGAGATGACTCAGTTAAATTTATGCCAGAGTATTATGAAAATGGAATATTAAAAGTTGAGCCTTTTGCAACAATAGATGAAAGAGGAGTAGGAAAATTAGTAAAACTAGCTGTAGAACTTGGAAGAAAAAATCCACATATAGAGATGGGAGTATGTGGAGAGCATGGTGGAGATCCTAAGAGTATAGAGTTCTTTGAACAAGTAGGATTAGATTATGTAAGCTGTTCTCCATTTAGAGTTTTAGTAGCTATAGTTGCTGCAGCTCAAAGTCATATAAAATATAGAAGATAG